A stretch of Mustela nigripes isolate SB6536 chromosome 6, MUSNIG.SB6536, whole genome shotgun sequence DNA encodes these proteins:
- the LPAR5 gene encoding lysophosphatidic acid receptor 5: MQHNSANNSSLASQCPDYRNTHYLHMVVYSLVLAAGLPLNALALWVFLRVLRMHSVVSVYMCNLAASDLLFTLSLPLRISYYALHYWPFSNLLCQTAGAIFQTNMYGSCIFLTLINVDRYVAIVHPLRLRHLRRPRVARLLCLGVWALIAVFAVPAGLVHRPSPCSYNGGQVHLCFESFGDMWQNRLLWLLLLAEALGFLLPLAAMLYSSGRVFWTLARPDSTRSRRGQKTVRLLLANLVIFLLCFVPYNATLAVYGLLRGNVVAAGSEVRDRVRQALMVMVLLAGSNCVLDPLVYYFSAEGFRNTLRGLGTPLRARTLATNGAQGGHAERSTEGTLITGPATANQKLLQPSSFGTPLTQRREDSIL, translated from the coding sequence ATGCAGCACAACTCCGCCAACAACTCCAGCCTTGCTTCCCAGTGCCCTGACTACCGGAACACCCACTACCTGCACATGGTGGTCTACAGCCTGGTGCTGGCCGCAGGGCTTCCCCTCAACGCGCTGGCCCTCTGGGTCTTCCTGCGCGTGCTGCGCATGCACTCGGTGGTGAGCGTATACATGTGCAACCTGGCAGCCAGCGACCTGCTCTTCACCCTCTCGCTGCCCCTGCGCATCTCCTACTACGCCCTGCACTACTGGCCCTTCTCTAACCTCCTGTGCCAGACTGCGGGCGCCATCTTCCAGACGAACATGTACGGCAGCTGCATCTTCTTGACTCTCATCAACGTGGACCGCTACGTGGCCATCGTGCACCCGCTGCGGCTGCGGCACCTGCGGCGGCCCCGCGTGGCGCGGCTGCTGTGCCTGGGCGTGTGGGCGCTCATCGCCGTGTTCGCCGTGCCCGCCGGCCTGGTGCACCGGCCCTCGCCCTGCAGCTACAATGGCGGCCAGGTGCACCTGTGCTTCGAGAGCTTCGGCGACATGTGGCAGAACAGGCTACTGTGGCTCCTGCTGCTGGCCGAGGCGCTGGGCTTCCTGCTGCCCCTGGCGGCCATGCTCTACTCGTCGGGACGGGTTTTCTGGACCCTGGCGCGGCCGGACAGCACGCGGAGCCGGCGGGGGCAGAAGACCGTGCGCCTCCTGCTGGCCAACCTCGTCATCTTCCTGCTGTGCTTCGTGCCCTACAACGCCACGCTGGCGGTCTACGGGCTGCTGCGGGGCAACGTGGTGGCGGCCGGCAGCGAGGTGCGCGACCGGGTGCGCCAGGCGCTCATGGTCATGGTGCTGTTGGCCGGCTCCAACTGCGTACTGGACCCGCTCGTGTACTACTTCAGCGCCGAGGGTTTCCGCAACACCCTGCGCGGCCTGGGCACTCCGCTCCGCGCCAGGACCTTGGCCACCAACGGGGCTCAGGGAGGGCACGCCGAACGGTCCACCGAGGGCACCCTCATCACCGGTCCGGCTACCGCCAACCAAAAGCTGCTCCAGCCTTCCAGCTTCGGGACGCCCTTGACCCAGCGCCGCGAGGACTCGATCCTGTGA